From a single Brassica napus cultivar Da-Ae chromosome C9, Da-Ae, whole genome shotgun sequence genomic region:
- the LOC106416976 gene encoding membrane protein PM19L-like, with amino-acid sequence MAEQRMQPVASLLLLLNFCMYAIVLGIGAWSMNKAISHGFHIGADYSLPAHFSPIYFPMGNAATGFFVMFSLIAGVAGAASVITGVSHIQSSTTASLPAAVSAATIAWSLTVLAMGFGCKEIDLGMRNARLRTMEAFLIILSATQLIYIAAIYLTRK; translated from the exons ATGGCGGAACAACGAATGCAACCAGTGGCTTCTTTGCTTCTACTCCTGAATTTCTGCATGTACGCCATTGTTCTCGGAATTGGAGCATGGTCCATGAACAAAGCTATCAGCCATGGCTTCCATATTg GTGCGGATTACAGCCTTCCCGCTCATTTCTCGCCAATATATTTTCCGATGGGTAATGCGGCCACCGGATTCTTTGTGATGTTTTCCTTAATTGCCGGAGTTGCTGGAGCTGCCTCTGTTATCACCGGTGTCAGTCATATCCAGTCATCCACTACAGCGAGTCTTCCGGCAGCTGTCTCTGCTGCCACCATTGCTTGGTCGCTCACAGTTTTAGCCATGGG ATTTGGCTGCAAGGAAATTGACCTTGGAATGAGAAATGCCCGTCTG AGGACAATGGAGGCATTTCTAATAATTCTTTCGGCAACGCAACTTATATATATTGCTGCTATATATTTAACTCGAAAATAA